One genomic segment of Vibrio penaeicida includes these proteins:
- a CDS encoding transposase: MNYSELRLNPQRLHSPVSRCVRRSFLCGYDSQQNQCFEHRRGWIEERLLKLTQVFCIDVCAYAIMSNHYHVVLHINVEHEKALSDEEICDRWLSFHAPPVLIQKWLKKDALSDAEEVKIHEIIDIWRERLTSISWFMRLLNQFIATQANKEDGCTGHFWEGRFKSQALLDEQALAAAMAYVDLNPVRANMADTPETSEYTSVKARIQALKNNKASVPCLHPFVGYPRKDIPSGIPFRLMDYLELVDWTDRQIREDKRGSINSALPSILNRLGIDQATWMSACTQLEKGTVVGCETTIKHVMPKLNRKRIASFRLPDS; this comes from the coding sequence ATCAATTACAGTGAGTTGCGCCTAAATCCACAAAGGCTGCACTCGCCCGTTTCCCGCTGTGTTCGGCGCTCATTCTTATGCGGCTATGATTCGCAGCAAAACCAATGCTTTGAACATCGCAGAGGCTGGATTGAAGAGCGACTCCTCAAACTCACTCAGGTATTCTGTATTGATGTTTGCGCCTACGCCATCATGAGTAACCACTACCATGTGGTTCTTCATATCAATGTTGAACATGAAAAAGCCCTTTCAGACGAAGAGATATGCGACCGATGGTTAAGTTTTCACGCGCCGCCTGTATTGATTCAGAAGTGGTTGAAAAAAGATGCCTTATCCGACGCAGAAGAAGTCAAAATCCACGAAATCATTGATATTTGGCGAGAGCGTTTAACCAGCATCAGTTGGTTCATGCGCTTACTGAATCAATTCATTGCCACTCAAGCCAACAAAGAAGATGGCTGTACAGGTCACTTCTGGGAGGGGCGATTCAAAAGCCAAGCGTTATTGGATGAACAAGCCCTTGCGGCAGCGATGGCTTACGTCGATTTGAACCCAGTTCGCGCCAACATGGCAGATACCCCTGAAACGTCGGAATACACTTCTGTAAAAGCGCGAATTCAAGCGCTGAAAAACAACAAAGCTAGTGTACCTTGCTTGCATCCTTTTGTGGGGTATCCAAGAAAAGATATCCCTTCAGGCATTCCTTTTCGGCTCATGGATTACCTAGAATTGGTGGATTGGACGGACAGACAAATTCGTGAAGACAAACGCGGATCTATCAATTCAGCTCTTCCTTCCATCTTAAACCGATTAGGCATAGACCAAGCCACTTGGATGAGCGCTTGCACTCAGCTGGAGAAGGGCACGGTCGTTGGCTGTGA